CCGAGCACGATCTGGCCGGGGATGCCCGCGAGGCTCACGAAGCCGAGCGCCCACGCCGCGTCGGTCGCGCTGAACCCGATCTCGACCAGGTACTTCGTCTGGTGGACCTGCACCGCGTACCACGCGAAGAGGCCGCAGAAATAGCCCAGCGCGATCCACCAGAAGCGGGCCGTGCGCATGGCGCGCGCGAGCGTCCAGTCCACCGCGACCCACGCCGCGTCCACCACGTTCGCCACCGGACCGGCGGCGACGGTGCCGCGTGAACCACCATCGCCGTCAGGCTCGAGTCCGAGGTCCTCGGGCCGCCGTCTGAGCAGGAGGTTGAGCGGTGCCAGCAGCGCCACGATCAAGATCCCCATCGCCCAGCAGGCGGCGCGCCAGCCGGAACTCTCGATGAGGATCTGAAGCCAGGGCAGCAGGATGATCGAGCCCACGCCGACGCCGGAGTAGGCCACGCTGATGGCCAACCCCCGCCGGCGCACGAACCAGTTGGGCAGAAAGAGCGCCTGACCCGTGTATCCGAGACAAACGCTGCCGCCGCCGACGAGCACCCCGAGCGTCGCGTAGAGGTGCCACGGCTGGCGCACCAGCGTGGCCAGCATCAACCCGGCCGCCATGAGACCCACGCCCAGCTCGATCACGACCCGTGGCCCGCGGCGGTCCATGAGCCGGCCGAGCGCGGGGCTCAGCGCCGCCGAGACGAGGAAGCCGAACGAGAAGGCGCCGGCCGTCACGCCGCGCTCCCAGCCGAACTCGTCGAGGATCGGCGGGAAAAGGAGCGAGAAGGCGGTGCGCGCGTTGACACCGACTCCCATGGTGACGAAGGCGACGGCCACGATGACCCAGCCGTAGAAGAAGGGCAGGCGCACCCCGGGAATAGTAGAGGACCAGCCAAGTCCAGTCACGAAATCAGATTCAGCGGCTCTCGTACCACCCGCAGGGACTGCGGCCCTTCATCGTCAACTGGGACGCGACGGCCGCGGCCTTCATCCAGTGGCTCCACCGCGACCTGCTGCGCACCGGCGACGCCGAGACCCGCCGCCTGCTCGACGAGCTCCTCTCCTATCCCGACGTCCCGCGCCGGTGGCGGACGCTCGACCTCGACGCCTCGACGGCGCCGTTCCTCGCCATCGAGCTCCGGAAGGGGGACGTCCGCTTCAGCTTCTTCACGATCCTCGCGAGCCTCGGGACGCCCTACGACATCACGCTCCATGAGCTTCGGGTCGAGTGCTTCTTTCCCGCCGACGAGGCGACCGCGGAGGCGCTCCGCCGCCTGACGTAGCTCTCCGCGTCCGTGCTAGGCTCCTCCCTCGGCCCCCGATGCCACACTTGGTGCACGTCCTCGCGCTCAGCGCCGCGCTCAGCTCGGCAGCCGCGACGATCTTCGTCCGGCAGGGCCTCCGCGGGAGCGACCCGTACACGGGCGTCTGGATCAACCTCGTGGTCGGCACCGCGGGCCTCTGGGTCGGTGTTCTCCTCACCGGCGGGCTGGGCCACATGGCTCCCGCGGGGATCGCCTTCTTCGTCCTCGCCGGCCTGATCGGCACGGTCGGCGGCCGGCTTTCCAGATTCGTCAGCATCGAGAAGGTCGGCGCCTCGATCGCCGCGGCCGTCATCAACTTGCACCCCCTCGTCGCCTCCGGCCTGGCCATCCTGCTGCTCGGCGAACGCGTCACCGCGCCGATCGTGGCGGGCACGGTGGTGATCGTCGTGGGCACGGTCCTGCTCTCCCTCGGCGGCAGGCGCCTCGGGTTCCGTCCGTGGCAGCTCGCGCTGCCCCTGCTCTCGGCCGCGTGCTTCGGCGTGGTGGCGGTCCTCCGAAAGCTCGGCCTGAGTCAGATGGGCCCGGTGACGGGCTCGGCGATCAACGTGACCACGGCCCTGGTCGCCTTCAGCGCGTTCCTGCTGGCCGCGGGGCGACGCGACGCCATCGCCTGTCGCGGCCGGAGCCTCGCTCACTTCGTGGCCGCGGGCGTCGCGGAGAACGGCGCGGTGTTCATGAACGTCGTGGCGCTCAGCGTGGGCTCGGTGAGCGTCGTCGCTCCGCTCTACGGGGTGGCGCCGATCTTCGTCCTCCTCCTGTCGCCCCTCTTCCTCCGAGGCCTCGAGACGCTCAGCGGCCGGGTGATCCTGGGAACGCTCCTGATCGTCCTCGGCGTGTGCCTCATCACGGCGCTCTCCGGGCGCTGATAACCGCTTGTTGACAAGTGGAATGTCTTGTAAAGTGTGGCATCCTTCGTTCGAAACCAAGGGAGGAGAGACGATCATGAGTCGTAAGCGTCCCTCGCTTGCCCTCACGCTCGGTTCGATCGCGCTGCTCTCCCTGACTCTCCTGGTGGCGGACCTCTCCGCCGCGCAAACGCCGAAGCGCGGCGGCACGCTTCGGGTCGCCTACGGCAACGAGATCTTGGGTCTCGACTTCCACACCGTGCCGGGCTACGAAATGATCTGGGTCGCGACGAACGTCGGCTGTGGGCTGATCAGTATCACCCCCGACGGCAAGTTCGTCCCCGACGCCGCCGAATCGTGGCAGATCTCGCCCGACGCTCTCCTCTACACGTTCAAGCTCAAGAAGAACGTTCTCTTCCACGACGGCACCCAGGTCGACGCCGCCGTCGTCAAGTTCAACATCGAC
The Candidatus Methylomirabilota bacterium DNA segment above includes these coding regions:
- a CDS encoding MFS transporter, with the protein product MRLPFFYGWVIVAVAFVTMGVGVNARTAFSLLFPPILDEFGWERGVTAGAFSFGFLVSAALSPALGRLMDRRGPRVVIELGVGLMAAGLMLATLVRQPWHLYATLGVLVGGGSVCLGYTGQALFLPNWFVRRRGLAISVAYSGVGVGSIILLPWLQILIESSGWRAACWAMGILIVALLAPLNLLLRRRPEDLGLEPDGDGGSRGTVAAGPVANVVDAAWVAVDWTLARAMRTARFWWIALGYFCGLFAWYAVQVHQTKYLVEIGFSATDAAWALGFVSLAGIPGQIVLGHLSDRIGREWVWTAGSLGFVLCYLALLLLREMPTPPLLYFMVASQGMLGYGLTSVIGAIPAEIFQGRHYGTIFGSLMLASIAGGAAGPWVTGVLHDATGSYTLAFWIAIACSALSAVTIWLAAPRKVRAVAGRVVSAAPDAASRR
- a CDS encoding EamA family transporter yields the protein MHVLALSAALSSAAATIFVRQGLRGSDPYTGVWINLVVGTAGLWVGVLLTGGLGHMAPAGIAFFVLAGLIGTVGGRLSRFVSIEKVGASIAAAVINLHPLVASGLAILLLGERVTAPIVAGTVVIVVGTVLLSLGGRRLGFRPWQLALPLLSAACFGVVAVLRKLGLSQMGPVTGSAINVTTALVAFSAFLLAAGRRDAIACRGRSLAHFVAAGVAENGAVFMNVVALSVGSVSVVAPLYGVAPIFVLLLSPLFLRGLETLSGRVILGTLLIVLGVCLITALSGR